One genomic region from Lynx canadensis isolate LIC74 chromosome E1, mLynCan4.pri.v2, whole genome shotgun sequence encodes:
- the TMEM101 gene encoding LOW QUALITY PROTEIN: transmembrane protein 101 (The sequence of the model RefSeq protein was modified relative to this genomic sequence to represent the inferred CDS: inserted 1 base in 1 codon), which translates to MASKMGSRRWMLQLIMQLGSVLLTRCPFWGCFSQLMLYAERAEARRKPDIPVPYLYFDLGAAVLCASFMSFGVKRRWFALGAALQLAISTYAAYIGGYVHYGDWLKVRMYSRTVAIIGGFLVLASGAGELYRRKPRSRSLQSTGQVFLGIYLICVAYSLQHSKEDRLAYLNHXPGGELMIQLFFVLYGVLALAFLSGYYVTLAAQILAVLLPPVMLLIDGNVAYWHNTRRVEFWNQMKLLGESVGIFGAAVILATDG; encoded by the exons ATGGCGTCGAAGATGGGTTCGCGACGGTGGATGCTGCAGCTGATCATGCAGCTGGGTTCGGTGTTGCTCACACGCTGCCCCTTCTGGGGCTGCTTCAGCCAGCTCATGCTGTACGCTGAAAGGGCCGAGGCGCGCCG GAAGCCCGACATCCCAGTGCCCTACTTGTACTTCGACTTGGGGGCGGCCGTACTGTGCGCCAGCTTCATGTCCTTTGGAGTGAAGCGGCGTTGGTTCGCGCTGGGGGCCGCACTCCAGCTGGCCATTAGCACCTACGCCGCCTACATCGGGGGCTACGTCCACTACGGGGACTGGCTGAAG GTCCGTATGTACTCGCGGACGGTTGCTATCATCGGCGGCTTTCTCGTGCTGGCCAGCGGCGCTGGGGAGCTGTACCGCCGGAAGCCCCGCAGCCGCTCCCTCCAGTCCACCGGCCAGGTGTTCCTGGGCATCTACCTCATCTGCGTG GCCTACTCACTGCAGCACAGCAAGGAGGACCGGCTGGCGTATCTGAACC CTCCGGGAGGGGAGCTGATGATCCAGCTGTTCTTTGTGCTCTACGGCGTCCTGGCGCTGGCCTTCCTGTCGGGCTACTACGTGACGCTGGCTGCCCAGATCCTGGCTGTCCTGCTACCCCCAGTCATGCTGCTCATTGACGGCAACGTTGCCTACTGGCACAACACACGGCGCGTTGAGTTCTGGAACCAGATGAAGCTCCTTGGAGAGAGCGTGGGCATCTTTGGGGCCGCTGTCATCCTGGCCACTGATGGCTGA
- the NAGS gene encoding LOW QUALITY PROTEIN: N-acetylglutamate synthase, mitochondrial (The sequence of the model RefSeq protein was modified relative to this genomic sequence to represent the inferred CDS: deleted 1 base in 1 codon): MATARVAWALRATSVGGRLRGPRGTGGARRLSGSARRRAARGTSPGRRLSTAWAPAQPAREAAGDDTHSPAAEEPEWTPPPAPPLPPEPPGRAAGRSLVQRDIQAFLNQCGASPGEARHWLTQFQTCYHSADRPFAVIEVDEEVLKCRRAVTSLAFALAFLQRMDMKPLVVLGLPAPTAPSGCLSFWEAKAQLAQNCKVLVDELRHNAATAVPFFGGGSVLSAAEPAPHASYGGIVSVETDLLQWCLESGSIPILCPIGETTARRSVLLDSLEVTAALAKALQPTKIIFLNTTGGLRDSSQKVLSNVNLPADLDLVTNAEWVSTKERQQMRLIVDVLSRLPHHSSAVITAASTLLTELFSNKGSGTLFKNAERMLRVRSLDSLDQGRLVNLVNASFGKKLRDDYLASLRPRLHCVYVSEGYNAAAILTTEPVLGGTPYLDKFVVSSSRQGQGSGQMLWECLRRDLQTLFWRSRVTNPINPWYFKHSDGSFSNKQWIFFWFGLADIRDSYELVNHAKGLPDSFCKPASDPGS; this comes from the exons ATGGCGACGGCGCGGGTGGCCTGGGCCCTGCGAGCCACCTCTGTGGGCGGAAGGCTGCGCGGTCCCCGAGGCACCGGGGGCGCCCGGAGGCTGAGTGGCAGCGCGCGACGGCGGGCGGCCAGGGGCACCAGCCCGGGGCGCCGGCTCAGCACCGCCTGGGCGCCCGCCCAGCCCGCGCGAGAAGCGGCCGGGGACGACACCCACTCGCCTGCCGCGGAGGAGCCTGAGTGGACACcg ccccccgcgcccccgctgCCCCCCGAGCCCCCCGGGCGCGCGGCCGGCCGCTCGCTGGTGCAGCGGGACATCCAGGCCTTCCTGAACCAGTGCGGGGCCAGCCCCGGGGAGGCGCGCCACTGGCTCACGCAGTTCCAGACCTGCTACCACTCCGCGGACAGGCCCTTCGCGGTCATCGAG GTGGACGAGGAGGTCCTCAAGTGCCGGAGGGCGGTAACCAGTCTGGCCTTCGCCCTGGCATTCCTGCAGCGCATGGACATGAAGCCGCTAGTCGTCCTCGGGCTGCCGGCTCCCACGGCGCCCTCTGGCTGCCTCTCCTTCTGGGAGGCCAAGGCACAGCTTGCCCAGAACTGCAAGGTGCTGGTGGATGAGCTGCGGCACAACGCTGCCACTGCCGTGCCTTTTTTTGGTGGCGGGTCGGTGCTGAGCGCGGCTGAGCCAGCCCCACATGCCAG CTATGGCGGCATCGTCTCGGTGGAGACCGACCTGCTACAGTGGTGCCTGGAATCGGGCAGCATCCCCATCCTGTGCCCCATCGGGGAGACGACCGCACGCCGCTCCGTGCTCCTCGACTCGCTGGAGGTGACCGCGGCTCTAGCCAAGGCGCTCCAGCCCACCAAAATCATCTTCCTCAATACCACAGGCGGCCTGCGCGACAGCAGTCAAAAG GTCCTGAGTAACGTGAACCTGCCCGCCGATCTGGACCTGGTGACCAACGCTGAGTGGGTGAGCACCAAAGAACGGCAGCAGATGCGGCTCATCGTGGACGTGCTCAGCCGCCTGCCGCACCACTCCTCTGCCGTCATCACCGCCGCCAGCACACTACTCACCGAGCTCTTCAGCAACAAGG gGTCCGGGACCCTGTTCAAGAACGCCGAGCGGATGCTGCGAGTGCGCAGCCTGGACAGCCTGGACCAGGGCCGCCTAGTGAACCTGGTCAACGCCAGCTTCGGCAAGAAGCTCCGGGACGACTACTTGGCCTCGTTGCGCCCGCGGCTGCACTGTGTCTACGTCTCTGAGGG GTACAACGCGGCCGCCATTCTGACCACGGAGCCCGTACTGGGGGGCACCCCCTATCTAGACAAGTTTGTGGTGAGCTCCAGCCGCCAGGGCCAAGGCTCCGGGCAGATGTTGTGGGAGTGCCTGCGGCGGGACCTGCAGACGCTTTTCTGGCGCTCCCGGGTCACCAACCCCATCAATCCCTG gTACTTCAAACACAGTGATGGCAGCTTCTCCAACAAGCAGTGGATCTTCTTCTGGTTTGGCCTGGCTGACATCCGGGACTCTTATGAGCTGGTCAACCATGCCAAGGGGCTGCCCGACTCCTTCTGCAAGCCGGCTTCTGACCCAGGCAGCTGA